One segment of Paraburkholderia sp. PGU19 DNA contains the following:
- the phbB gene encoding acetoacetyl-CoA reductase, giving the protein MTKRIAVVTGGMGGLGEAISMKLRDADCAVVVTYSPSNASANDWLARMESQGYRFHAFPVDVADYDSCQDCAAKIQAEVGPVDILVNNAGVTRDMTLKKLDKVNWDAVIRTNLDSVFNMTKPLCESMVARGWGRIVNISSVNGSKGAIGQANYAAAKAGMHGFTKSLALEVARKGVTVNTISPGYLATKMVTAIPQDILDTKILPQIPAGRLGKPQEVAALVAFLCSDEAAFITGANLAINGGQHME; this is encoded by the coding sequence ATGACGAAACGAATCGCGGTAGTAACGGGCGGTATGGGCGGCCTCGGAGAAGCGATCAGCATGAAACTGCGCGATGCGGATTGCGCGGTGGTAGTCACATACTCTCCAAGCAATGCCAGCGCAAATGACTGGCTGGCCAGAATGGAATCCCAGGGCTACAGGTTTCACGCCTTTCCCGTGGACGTGGCCGACTATGACTCGTGTCAGGACTGTGCGGCGAAGATTCAGGCTGAGGTCGGCCCGGTCGACATCCTGGTGAACAACGCAGGTGTCACGCGGGATATGACGCTCAAAAAGCTGGACAAGGTCAACTGGGACGCGGTCATCCGAACCAATCTGGATTCGGTGTTCAACATGACCAAACCGCTGTGCGAAAGCATGGTTGCGCGCGGCTGGGGCCGCATTGTCAATATTTCGTCGGTCAACGGTTCGAAAGGGGCCATCGGCCAGGCCAACTATGCGGCGGCCAAGGCGGGCATGCACGGCTTTACGAAATCGCTTGCGCTTGAGGTCGCTCGCAAGGGCGTAACAGTCAATACGATCTCGCCGGGCTATCTGGCGACCAAAATGGTGACCGCGATCCCGCAGGACATCCTGGACACGAAGATCCTGCCGCAAATTCCCGCCGGCCGTCTGGGCAAACCGCAGGAAGTGGCGGCGCTCGTTGCGTTCCTGTGTTCCGACGAGGCAGCGTTCATCACCGGGGCGAACCTTGCCATCAACGGCGGCCAGCATATGGAGTGA
- a CDS encoding GlxA family transcriptional regulator, with product MKVAIVVFDGVLALDVAGPLDVFAEANNFLLPDQQYEITLIGMRAGSVQCSNGLELTVGIDYLHYKEQPELLLVAGGPKLPDVTPLPGFLQWLKTKAEGSRRFGSVCNGAFLLGHAGLLDGKEVTAHWHDVNRLAVQFPEADVQPDKIFVRDGSLFTSAGVTAGVDLCLALVTEDWGHEIALRVAKRLIVYIRREGGQSQYSPYLAVGPKEETVVAKVLRYVTDHISEQLSIEQLADAVGVSRRTFSRIFAKHANMTPSAFVEQMRVDFSRKLLEETDLPLKTVAFRCGFHSASQMRAIFTRRLDTTPREYRQRFRDQAIANPQKEPFHLSTPTRAKSILPTRAYRVGPQESLILRRSTTAAMLSTKEPSTA from the coding sequence ATGAAGGTAGCCATCGTCGTGTTCGACGGAGTGCTTGCGCTGGATGTCGCCGGGCCGCTGGATGTTTTTGCCGAGGCGAACAATTTTCTCCTGCCGGATCAACAGTATGAAATCACCCTGATTGGCATGCGCGCCGGGAGCGTGCAGTGTTCCAATGGTCTGGAACTCACCGTCGGGATCGACTACCTGCATTACAAGGAACAGCCTGAGCTGCTCCTCGTGGCGGGTGGACCGAAGCTGCCCGATGTAACCCCTTTGCCCGGCTTTCTGCAATGGCTAAAGACAAAGGCCGAAGGGAGCAGGCGTTTCGGATCGGTTTGCAATGGCGCTTTTCTGCTGGGCCATGCGGGTTTGCTGGATGGCAAAGAGGTGACCGCTCATTGGCACGACGTCAATCGTCTTGCCGTTCAGTTTCCGGAGGCCGACGTTCAGCCAGACAAGATTTTCGTTCGCGACGGCAGCCTGTTCACTTCCGCGGGCGTCACGGCGGGAGTTGACCTCTGCCTCGCACTCGTGACGGAAGACTGGGGCCACGAGATCGCGCTACGCGTGGCGAAGCGGCTGATCGTGTATATCCGCCGTGAAGGCGGACAGTCGCAATACAGTCCGTATCTCGCTGTTGGTCCGAAGGAAGAGACTGTCGTCGCGAAGGTTCTGCGGTATGTCACTGACCACATCAGCGAACAGTTGTCCATTGAACAGCTGGCTGACGCTGTGGGAGTGAGCCGCCGGACGTTTTCGCGCATCTTCGCAAAGCACGCCAATATGACGCCTTCGGCTTTCGTGGAGCAGATGCGGGTCGATTTTTCGCGCAAGTTGCTGGAAGAGACCGATTTGCCGCTAAAAACGGTGGCGTTCCGATGCGGGTTCCATAGTGCCAGTCAAATGCGGGCTATCTTTACCAGGCGGCTCGATACAACTCCTCGTGAGTACCGTCAGCGCTTTCGCGATCAAGCGATCGCGAATCCACAAAAAGAGCCCTTCCATTTGTCGACGCCGACTCGTGCGAAAAGCATTCTTCCCACGCGGGCTTATCGAGTTGGGCCGCAAGAGTCTCTGATCCTGCGGCGATCCACAACGGCGGCTATGCTATCGACGAAGGAGCCAAGCACGGCTTGA
- a CDS encoding pentapeptide MXKDX repeat protein: MKKVIVAALATAFTFPTTAAFAQASGTMSSGTMAKELMSKDTMKKGKTKHNKMKKGSDATGMKPEASGTMGQ; the protein is encoded by the coding sequence TTGAAGAAAGTAATCGTTGCAGCACTCGCTACGGCATTCACCTTTCCCACCACGGCTGCATTTGCACAGGCGAGCGGTACGATGTCGAGCGGCACAATGGCCAAGGAGCTGATGTCGAAAGACACGATGAAGAAGGGCAAGACGAAACACAACAAGATGAAAAAGGGCAGCGACGCAACAGGTATGAAGCCTGAAGCGTCGGGCACGATGGGGCAGTAA
- a CDS encoding transposase gives MRFEDLSPRQPQIALGTAWSWSGSFNEAHPQAQEVRQHKSLPILSAVNAWLKHRIRTLPVKSELAKAINYSLSQWKALALYYEDGRIEMSNALAENTLTSRESGSRERPFVGSGRDAKWVAAMYSLIGCCEVNDINPNAYLEHVLSNIAGDKINSVEELLPWNSADRLSSK, from the coding sequence GTGCGTTTCGAAGATCTCAGTCCCAGGCAGCCGCAGATCGCGCTCGGCACAGCTTGGTCTTGGTCTGGATCTTTCAACGAAGCGCACCCGCAAGCGCAAGAGGTACGACAACATAAGAGTCTGCCGATACTTTCCGCGGTCAACGCATGGTTGAAGCATAGGATCAGGACATTGCCGGTGAAGTCGGAACTGGCCAAAGCAATCAACTATTCGCTCAGTCAATGGAAAGCGCTTGCCTTGTACTATGAAGACGGTCGCATCGAGATGAGTAATGCTCTCGCCGAAAACACCCTTACGTCGCGTGAGTCTGGGTCGCGAGAGCGTCCTTTCGTCGGCTCCGGCCGCGACGCAAAGTGGGTCGCGGCGATGTACAGTCTTATCGGATGTTGCGAGGTCAATGACATCAATCCCAACGCCTACCTCGAGCATGTCCTGTCGAATATCGCTGGTGACAAGATCAACAGCGTTGAGGAGTTATTGCCTTGGAACTCGGCGGACAGACTTTCCAGCAAGTAG
- a CDS encoding S53 family peptidase: MANTHVELAGSRRPLPHNAIKVRDIDPHAPVQVTVTLKGPKLPSADEMPEKAISREDIARDWGVPSDKVQEVERVLRSYGLQIVDVKQGGRSVRVRGPAAAIIAAFKPDLGIYQVPGQGQIRARHGTLMVPSELADIVEGVFGLDQRRVAKRHSQAAAARTHTMAPLAPADLIERYRFPAGDGEGSTIAIAEFGQDLGNGQVMPPAYIPSDVSSFCESHGLPVPNVRIESVGLSPLNQQQFESEIQQLDRDLQNLLIAQTAETMMDVQIVAGLCPKADIAVYFATWGEGGWVNLLDEVTSGSGPVPVALSISYGLAEEAADWSSGAMDSINQRLQIAAMQGITVCVSSGDDGSGCDQTGNRCHVEFPSSSPFVLSVGGTMLTSQAGGSVDEVVWWVAPGDRSRRGAGATGGGVSTLNQRPAWQTVQVQSKNPHSIDGRVVPDVAALAGAPLYDLLLDGNSFPDGGTSASTPLWAALIARINAALPADKKQRFLTPLLYKANVGKDGFTDIESGQNASHPSPGIGYSAIKGFDAVSGWGVPNGQALLNALSAV, from the coding sequence ATGGCCAACACCCATGTCGAGCTAGCTGGTAGCCGCAGGCCGCTACCTCATAATGCAATCAAAGTGCGCGATATTGACCCGCATGCACCAGTCCAGGTCACTGTCACACTAAAGGGCCCTAAACTTCCGTCTGCCGACGAGATGCCAGAAAAAGCGATTTCCCGCGAGGATATCGCCCGGGACTGGGGTGTCCCGTCGGACAAGGTTCAAGAGGTCGAGCGGGTGCTAAGGTCGTATGGCCTCCAGATTGTTGACGTCAAACAGGGCGGCCGGAGCGTGCGGGTAAGGGGGCCGGCGGCAGCGATCATTGCGGCGTTCAAACCTGATCTCGGAATTTATCAGGTTCCGGGGCAGGGGCAGATTCGGGCGCGTCACGGCACGCTGATGGTGCCCAGTGAGCTTGCGGACATCGTGGAAGGGGTTTTCGGTCTCGATCAACGGCGCGTGGCCAAGCGTCATTCACAGGCGGCGGCAGCGAGAACGCATACGATGGCTCCCCTTGCGCCTGCCGATCTCATCGAGCGATACAGATTCCCAGCGGGCGATGGTGAAGGCAGCACGATTGCGATTGCGGAATTTGGGCAAGACCTTGGCAACGGACAGGTGATGCCACCTGCGTATATCCCGTCGGACGTTTCGTCGTTCTGTGAGAGCCACGGTCTGCCCGTGCCGAATGTCAGGATCGAGAGTGTCGGGCTTTCTCCTCTCAATCAGCAGCAGTTTGAATCGGAAATTCAACAGTTGGACCGGGACCTTCAGAACCTGCTTATCGCGCAGACGGCTGAAACAATGATGGATGTTCAGATTGTCGCTGGACTGTGTCCGAAAGCCGATATCGCGGTCTACTTCGCGACGTGGGGTGAGGGCGGCTGGGTCAATCTGCTCGACGAAGTGACATCCGGCAGCGGACCAGTTCCCGTCGCGTTATCGATTAGCTACGGCCTTGCCGAAGAGGCGGCGGACTGGAGCAGCGGGGCAATGGATTCGATCAATCAGCGGCTCCAGATCGCGGCCATGCAAGGCATCACCGTTTGTGTTTCGTCGGGTGATGACGGCAGCGGCTGCGATCAGACAGGCAACCGCTGTCATGTGGAGTTTCCCTCGTCAAGTCCGTTTGTGCTGAGCGTCGGCGGCACAATGTTGACATCGCAAGCGGGCGGCAGTGTCGACGAAGTCGTCTGGTGGGTTGCGCCAGGCGACCGATCCCGGCGGGGCGCAGGCGCGACGGGCGGCGGCGTGAGCACGCTGAATCAGCGCCCTGCGTGGCAAACTGTCCAGGTCCAATCGAAGAACCCGCATTCGATTGATGGACGGGTGGTTCCCGACGTAGCAGCGTTGGCTGGAGCGCCGCTCTATGATCTGCTGCTTGATGGCAATTCGTTCCCCGATGGCGGCACGAGCGCGTCGACGCCACTGTGGGCTGCATTGATCGCGCGGATCAATGCAGCATTGCCAGCTGACAAGAAACAGCGGTTTTTGACCCCCCTTCTATACAAGGCCAACGTCGGGAAGGACGGTTTCACCGATATCGAATCCGGTCAGAACGCTTCCCATCCAAGTCCCGGGATAGGTTATTCGGCTATAAAAGGCTTCGATGCCGTGAGCGGTTGGGGCGTACCGAACGGGCAGGCACTCTTGAATGCATTGAGCGCGGTGTGA
- a CDS encoding peptidase S1, which yields MNSTTHKELPPDQPLADATPYGYGPNDSVSDANEEAAITQHTLNINGKSLSYTATAGHLVTTGSYTATPAAKLFYVAFTATDPNPSGRPITFFYNGGPGSSSVFLLLGSFGPRRIRTSMPDFTPPAPYTLEDNPETLLDESDLVFIDPVGTGYSTAIAPKVNKDFWGVDQDASCIKQFIKRYLTVFNRWNSPKYLFGESYGTPRTCVLTWMLHEDGVDLNGIVLQSSILDYSQASPVGVLPTFAADAWFHKKVSVTPAPADLPSFMEEVMAFAMKDYAKALDSFPKVPQNVLQHLSEILGIPPMVLKYWQLDPTTGNGPVFLTSLLLEDGLAVGSYDGRVTGDDTGIAEYISPDAGGNDPTMTAVGGVYTTMWNVYLNEELKYTSISPFMDLNDKAFKHWDFGHIDPTGSQRGGIGSLYTAGDLAAAMSVNPYLRVFSANGYYDSVTPFFQTILNFQSMPLGNAQALNNLTIRNYPSGHMIYLDNESRTAMRADLASFYQASESHAAAMKAALAKGPSSQTGSVRYHRRASRTPY from the coding sequence ATGAACTCTACGACGCATAAAGAGTTGCCGCCCGATCAACCGCTTGCGGACGCGACTCCGTATGGTTATGGGCCAAACGACTCTGTCAGCGATGCCAATGAAGAGGCGGCAATCACCCAACATACGCTGAACATCAACGGAAAATCGTTATCCTATACGGCGACAGCAGGTCATCTCGTCACGACAGGGTCATATACTGCCACGCCCGCGGCCAAATTGTTTTATGTGGCCTTCACGGCAACTGATCCTAACCCGTCTGGAAGACCGATCACTTTCTTTTATAACGGCGGCCCCGGATCGTCGTCTGTTTTTCTGTTGCTCGGTTCCTTCGGGCCGAGGCGCATCAGAACTAGCATGCCGGATTTCACACCGCCCGCGCCGTACACGCTGGAGGACAACCCGGAGACCTTGCTTGACGAAAGCGATCTTGTATTCATCGATCCCGTCGGAACGGGATACTCGACAGCGATCGCGCCCAAGGTAAACAAGGACTTTTGGGGCGTCGATCAGGACGCAAGCTGCATTAAACAGTTCATTAAGCGCTACCTGACCGTGTTCAACAGATGGAATTCACCGAAGTACCTGTTTGGCGAGTCGTACGGAACACCACGTACCTGCGTTCTCACGTGGATGCTGCATGAAGATGGCGTGGATCTGAATGGAATTGTCCTGCAGTCTTCGATACTCGACTACTCGCAGGCGAGTCCGGTTGGCGTCTTGCCGACATTTGCCGCAGATGCCTGGTTTCACAAAAAGGTGTCGGTCACCCCGGCTCCCGCCGACCTTCCCAGTTTCATGGAAGAGGTGATGGCGTTTGCAATGAAAGATTATGCAAAGGCGCTGGACTCGTTTCCGAAGGTGCCCCAGAACGTGCTGCAGCATCTGAGCGAAATACTTGGCATCCCGCCAATGGTCCTCAAGTACTGGCAGCTAGATCCGACAACTGGAAATGGACCGGTGTTTTTGACGAGTCTTCTTTTGGAAGACGGACTCGCAGTGGGCTCGTATGACGGCCGGGTGACCGGTGACGATACAGGCATCGCCGAGTACATCTCGCCTGATGCGGGTGGTAACGATCCGACGATGACTGCCGTGGGCGGCGTATATACAACGATGTGGAACGTATACCTCAATGAGGAACTGAAATACACATCCATATCGCCTTTCATGGACCTTAACGACAAGGCATTCAAGCACTGGGACTTCGGCCACATCGATCCGACCGGTTCGCAGAGGGGTGGCATTGGCAGTCTTTATACGGCAGGAGATCTTGCTGCGGCCATGTCCGTGAATCCATATCTCAGGGTGTTTTCGGCGAATGGCTACTACGACTCGGTAACGCCTTTTTTCCAGACAATACTCAACTTTCAGAGCATGCCGCTGGGAAATGCACAGGCGTTGAATAACCTGACGATCAGAAACTATCCGTCCGGTCATATGATCTATCTCGACAATGAATCGAGAACGGCGATGAGGGCAGACCTCGCGTCGTTTTATCAAGCCTCGGAAAGCCACGCGGCAGCGATGAAAGCCGCGCTCGCCAAGGGACCATCGTCGCAAACTGGTTCCGTGCGATACCACAGGCGTGCGAGTCGGACACCCTATTGA
- a CDS encoding AraC family transcriptional regulator — MTALAQRAAGKHIDAFRAVSGISGLEYCISGAHPYTFDVHNTLDTVCLLLGTIVAKTRFDDGPALALTFHAETAAFHPRGGRMHIDAQQVRLGFVAFRYSDEFKRSMTDWRADAAQSTGHRDNLGTEAIRHLVRYARLKTPSDAALPVDPWEMQCLASLAWIETTRQLETTKDYQRPTLSSVEFSRLEQYVEENLECAPSCTQIAAMLDLPVRVISDGVKARTGHSLYRFVVEKRLNAAARMLRTTDTPLCDVAVTCGFSSQQHMTTLFSERMGATPLRYRKNGS, encoded by the coding sequence ATGACAGCATTGGCCCAGCGGGCGGCTGGGAAACATATCGACGCGTTCCGTGCCGTTAGCGGCATATCTGGACTCGAATACTGTATCTCGGGTGCTCATCCGTACACGTTCGACGTGCACAACACCTTGGATACCGTCTGTCTGCTGCTCGGCACAATCGTCGCAAAGACGCGTTTTGACGACGGGCCCGCGCTCGCGTTGACCTTTCACGCGGAAACGGCGGCTTTTCATCCGCGCGGCGGAAGAATGCATATCGACGCGCAACAGGTCCGCCTCGGCTTCGTCGCATTTCGCTATTCCGACGAGTTCAAGCGCAGCATGACCGATTGGCGCGCGGATGCAGCGCAAAGCACCGGTCACCGGGACAATCTCGGCACTGAAGCGATACGTCATCTGGTGCGCTATGCGCGGCTAAAGACTCCATCGGATGCGGCATTGCCCGTCGATCCGTGGGAGATGCAGTGTCTCGCGTCACTGGCATGGATCGAAACGACGCGGCAACTGGAAACGACCAAAGACTATCAACGACCGACGCTGTCGAGCGTCGAATTCAGCCGACTCGAACAGTATGTGGAAGAAAATCTCGAGTGTGCGCCAAGTTGCACGCAAATCGCAGCGATGCTGGATCTCCCGGTCCGGGTGATCTCCGATGGCGTGAAAGCGCGAACAGGTCATTCCCTTTACCGCTTCGTAGTGGAAAAGCGGCTGAATGCGGCCGCCAGAATGCTGCGCACGACCGACACGCCGCTTTGTGATGTGGCCGTCACATGTGGCTTTTCTTCTCAGCAGCACATGACAACACTCTTCTCTGAACGCATGGGCGCAACGCCGTTGCGCTACAGGAAAAATGGAAGCTGA
- a CDS encoding transporter, whose translation MRAPSARKRFRHWRDNARRRSGTLVALIGMTGTLPFADTAQASGIPFATDRPQTWQFSSDFEGTYDSFGENIWWNHDSRAFDSHGNQIDGPGTNTFVGLSTFIHYWKLPSLPHVGFNASITLPAIRTQGSQFSASGIGDPLVGGLVWYNPAPATTLGFQAYVQVPIGQNSVSTNTWSFWPSVFYDDWYGHVNVDLLVGGILRGRTLQSGHNDLSPGDTFHLNLRIGYSISPPDNPFAIPFLAVDHQTSGGTFDQTAGMPVSNSASRETTIGAGVLFQFKPNSLPFVHQRMYDQLSIQYQHSVSGRNTTLTNAVLVQAWHYW comes from the coding sequence ATGAGAGCACCATCGGCGCGCAAGCGCTTTAGGCACTGGCGAGACAACGCACGACGACGCAGCGGCACGCTGGTCGCATTGATCGGCATGACGGGCACGCTGCCGTTCGCCGATACGGCGCAGGCGTCAGGCATCCCTTTCGCCACCGACCGGCCGCAGACCTGGCAATTCAGCTCGGATTTCGAAGGTACTTACGACTCATTCGGCGAGAACATCTGGTGGAATCACGACAGCCGCGCGTTCGACTCGCACGGCAACCAGATAGACGGCCCCGGCACGAATACCTTCGTCGGACTCTCGACGTTCATCCACTACTGGAAACTGCCGTCGCTGCCGCATGTCGGCTTCAATGCGAGCATCACGTTGCCCGCGATTCGCACGCAGGGTTCGCAATTCTCGGCCAGCGGGATAGGCGATCCGCTCGTCGGCGGGCTCGTCTGGTACAACCCGGCGCCCGCGACGACGCTTGGTTTTCAAGCCTACGTTCAGGTCCCGATCGGACAAAACAGTGTATCGACGAACACATGGTCGTTCTGGCCTTCCGTCTTTTACGACGACTGGTACGGCCATGTGAACGTTGATCTGCTGGTCGGCGGCATTCTGCGCGGACGGACGCTGCAATCCGGTCATAACGATCTGAGTCCGGGCGATACGTTCCATCTGAATCTGCGTATCGGCTACAGCATCTCGCCGCCAGACAATCCGTTCGCCATTCCCTTTCTTGCGGTCGATCACCAGACGAGCGGCGGAACGTTCGACCAGACGGCGGGCATGCCAGTGTCGAACAGCGCGAGCCGCGAAACGACCATCGGCGCCGGCGTGCTGTTCCAGTTCAAGCCGAACAGCCTGCCGTTCGTGCATCAGAGGATGTACGACCAGCTCTCCATCCAGTACCAGCACTCGGTGTCGGGCCGCAATACGACGCTGACCAACGCTGTCCTCGTCCAGGCGTGGCACTACTGGTAG
- a CDS encoding FAD-dependent oxidoreductase, translating into MTDETQAPATSRRNFIKAAGAGTAAAAFGAVTLSAKAADQTKFDAEYDIVVCGGGGGGLPCALFSRWLGNRVAILEKAGSVGGTAAKAAFWYWVPNNEPMRRAGIADPKDDYLRYVARLSRPEQYDPSLPKLGLSDWEFEMCEAIYDSASPAAELLAAKGALPYRHEAAVPDYWAELPENKAPRGRVLFPKDGLPSMSDGGRVAIRTMSAAARRDGVDIHTGYRVQKVLVDANGAVTGVEALTEEGTMFRVRAKKAVVFATGGFTHDPELRKNFLHGAVYGGCAAVTNEGDFVRISSAFDVQLRNMNYSWMAPISLDKAIAKDGSLSGIFTPTGDSMLYVNRFGKRVVNEKLAYNEVCATFSQWDGSKGEYPNLALISIWDQQAQEHCASDDYGSLIVPHGSNDRHVLRGNTLQELAIAIRERLTKHANALGGMQLSDDFVQNLDATIKRFNGFAKAGRDADFHRGERVVEKLFNGPIQKKADQRNETMYPLSAQGPYYAALIVAGNLDTKGGPKTNSHGQVLDVRDVPIKGLYGVGNCVASASARAYWAGGGTLGPIIAFAYRAANAAHAEKVSRT; encoded by the coding sequence ATGACTGACGAGACCCAGGCGCCTGCCACATCGCGGCGAAATTTCATCAAGGCTGCAGGCGCAGGCACTGCTGCCGCGGCATTCGGCGCCGTGACGCTTTCCGCGAAAGCCGCGGATCAAACGAAATTCGACGCGGAATACGACATTGTCGTGTGCGGCGGCGGAGGCGGTGGCTTGCCCTGCGCGCTCTTTTCGCGTTGGCTCGGCAACCGCGTAGCGATTCTCGAGAAGGCAGGCAGCGTCGGCGGTACGGCGGCGAAAGCGGCCTTCTGGTACTGGGTGCCCAACAACGAACCCATGCGGCGCGCCGGCATCGCAGACCCGAAGGACGATTATCTGCGTTACGTCGCGCGGCTTTCGCGACCGGAGCAATACGACCCTTCGCTGCCGAAACTCGGACTCTCGGACTGGGAGTTCGAGATGTGCGAAGCGATCTACGACAGCGCATCGCCGGCCGCGGAACTGCTGGCGGCGAAGGGTGCGTTGCCGTATCGGCATGAAGCGGCCGTGCCCGACTACTGGGCCGAGCTACCTGAAAACAAGGCTCCGCGTGGCCGCGTGCTATTTCCGAAAGACGGTTTGCCCAGCATGTCGGACGGCGGCCGCGTGGCGATCCGCACGATGAGCGCGGCGGCGCGACGCGACGGCGTCGATATCCACACAGGTTATCGCGTACAGAAGGTGCTCGTTGATGCGAACGGCGCGGTAACAGGCGTCGAGGCGTTGACCGAGGAGGGCACGATGTTTCGCGTACGCGCGAAGAAAGCCGTCGTGTTCGCAACGGGCGGCTTTACGCATGATCCCGAGCTTCGGAAGAACTTCCTGCATGGCGCCGTCTATGGCGGATGTGCCGCCGTCACCAACGAAGGCGACTTCGTACGCATTTCGAGCGCATTTGACGTGCAGTTGCGCAACATGAACTACTCGTGGATGGCGCCGATCTCGCTCGACAAGGCGATCGCAAAGGACGGTTCACTCTCCGGTATCTTCACGCCGACGGGCGACTCGATGCTGTATGTGAACCGGTTTGGCAAGCGTGTCGTCAACGAGAAGCTCGCATACAACGAGGTCTGCGCGACGTTTTCTCAGTGGGACGGCTCGAAAGGCGAATATCCGAATCTCGCGCTGATCTCGATCTGGGATCAGCAGGCGCAGGAGCATTGCGCGAGCGACGACTACGGCAGCCTGATCGTGCCGCACGGCTCCAATGATCGGCACGTGCTACGCGGCAACACGCTGCAGGAACTGGCCATCGCAATTCGCGAGCGCCTGACGAAGCATGCGAACGCGCTTGGCGGCATGCAGTTGAGCGACGACTTTGTGCAAAACCTTGATGCGACCATCAAGCGTTTCAATGGGTTTGCGAAAGCGGGCAGGGACGCCGACTTCCATCGTGGCGAACGCGTGGTCGAAAAGCTTTTCAACGGACCGATTCAGAAGAAGGCTGATCAGCGAAACGAAACGATGTATCCACTCAGCGCGCAGGGGCCATATTACGCCGCGCTGATCGTCGCCGGCAATCTCGACACCAAGGGCGGTCCGAAGACCAATTCACATGGCCAGGTGCTCGACGTGCGCGATGTGCCCATCAAAGGCCTGTATGGCGTGGGCAATTGCGTGGCGTCGGCATCGGCGCGCGCGTACTGGGCAGGGGGCGGCACGCTCGGACCTATCATCGCGTTTGCGTATCGCGCGGCGAACGCAGCGCATGCAGAGAAAGTTTCACGCACATGA
- a CDS encoding c-type cytochrome translates to MKRIDTLSIGIGMLFALVSGASHAQDAADLVALGKKLTTNNCAVCHTFGKDERSGQGPNLFGIVGRPMAAQPGFKYSAGMKAAAAGKVWDEKLLDAWLSDTQTVAPGNAMTYFEGDEARRRKIIAYLSTLH, encoded by the coding sequence ATGAAACGCATTGACACTCTATCAATTGGGATCGGCATGTTGTTCGCGCTCGTGAGCGGAGCGTCCCATGCCCAGGACGCGGCGGATCTTGTCGCGTTGGGCAAGAAGCTTACGACCAACAACTGCGCCGTGTGCCACACATTCGGCAAGGATGAGCGGAGCGGACAGGGGCCGAATCTCTTCGGCATCGTCGGCAGGCCGATGGCTGCGCAGCCCGGATTCAAGTACTCGGCGGGCATGAAAGCGGCCGCTGCGGGCAAGGTGTGGGACGAAAAGTTGCTCGACGCATGGCTTTCGGATACGCAGACCGTCGCGCCGGGCAATGCGATGACCTACTTCGAAGGCGATGAGGCGCGTCGCCGGAAGATCATTGCCTATCTGAGTACGCTTCATTGA
- a CDS encoding nuclear transport factor 2 family protein gives METTTMTDEQRKTIALEYLRRLDRGAPFFDLFDDHAEVYFPKWGIASGRASFEKLFADLGSVVSKFKHDLAYVNVIQQGDTVVIEGTSYGTSKGGVDWRAGVSHAGRWCDVFEIRDFRIQRCFIYLDPDYADADTARYPWLSR, from the coding sequence ATGGAAACCACCACGATGACTGACGAACAACGCAAGACGATTGCACTCGAATATCTGCGCCGGCTGGACCGCGGCGCGCCGTTTTTCGACCTCTTCGACGACCACGCGGAAGTTTACTTTCCGAAGTGGGGCATTGCGTCGGGCCGCGCGTCGTTCGAGAAGCTTTTCGCGGACCTGGGGTCGGTCGTGTCGAAGTTCAAGCACGATCTCGCGTATGTGAACGTGATCCAGCAGGGCGATACCGTGGTCATCGAGGGTACGAGTTACGGAACGAGCAAGGGCGGGGTCGACTGGCGCGCGGGCGTGTCCCACGCAGGTCGCTGGTGCGACGTCTTTGAGATCCGGGACTTCAGGATCCAGCGATGCTTCATCTATCTCGACCCCGACTACGCAGACGCGGACACGGCACGCTATCCTTGGTTGTCTCGATAG